In a genomic window of Styela clava chromosome 7, kaStyClav1.hap1.2, whole genome shotgun sequence:
- the LOC120328040 gene encoding sulfite oxidase-like produces the protein MALSMTSCSIRMFRHGGVRSMSTQLSKINSASTNNLTGERRFYHKGSDNAGYQRSVQNGALLLAGAIIGSYGIYRYSQAGAESSMPTVQAKAVKTRVYTASEVAEHKTPDKGIWVSYKDGVYDITDFVKIHPGGSKIMLGAGGAIDPFWNLYAVHQTPEVLEMLEEYRIGDLSKRDQKSHKNANDPFGNEPYRFPVFRVNSAKPFNAEPPLEVLTDSFITPNEMFYVRNHLPVPEVDPETFRLEIVIGPKSIKYSLEDLKKFQWSTVTTTIQCAGNRREEMSNYKPVKGLSWGASAIGTAKWTGPRLRDLLMTSGLNPNHPSLKHIQFDGLDCDISNSCYGASIPAKNALNHDNDVIVAVKMNGKDIPRDHGYPVRIIVPGVVGARNVKWAHRIVASDKESDSHWQQKDYKHFNPSTTYETADYSKVQSIQELPVTSAITWPQTNSKVEPSEDNMVEVQGYAWSGGGRDIIRVDVTSDGGKTWKEADLMKNPEKDDSSQTWPWTLWKVEMPVKIGQKIQFACKAVDSSYNQQPETIKPIWNLRGFLSNAWHRIAVDIVEEVD, from the exons ATGGCTCTCAGCATG acTTCATGTTCAATAAGAATGTTCCGTCATGGTGGAGTGCGATCAATGTCTACTCAGCTGTCAAAAAT aaaCTCAGCATCAACAAATAATTTAACGGGTGAAAGAAGATTTTACCACAAAGGCTCAGATAATGCTGGCTATCAAAG GTCGGTTCAGAATGGAGCTCTCCTGCTCGCAGGAGCCATCATTGGTTCATATGGAATCTATAGATACAGTCAAGCAGGTGCAGAATCATCAATGCCCACTGTGCAAGCAAAGGCAGTCAAG ACCCGAGTGTACACAGCATCTGAGGTAGCCGAGCACAAAACTCCAGACAAAGGCATCTGGGTTTCGTATAAGGATGGGGTTTATGATATAACGGATTTCGTAAAGATACACCCTGGAG gCAGTAAAATCATGTTGGGAGCTGGAGGAGCCATTGATCCATTTTGGAATCTTTACGCTGTTCATCAAACGCCAGAAGTTCTAGAGATGTTGGAGGAATATCGAATCGGAGATTTGAGTAAGAGAGACCAG AAGAGTCATAAGAATGCCAACGATCCGTTTGGAAACGAACCTTATCGGTTTCCAGTCTTTCGAGTCAACTCTGCGAAACCGTTCAATGCAGAACCACCACTAGAGGTCCTCACAGATTCTTTTATCACCCCCAATGAAATGTTTTATGTCAGGAATCACCTCCCCGTACCTGAAGTTGACCCAGAGACTTTCAG GCTTGAAATTGTAATCGGCCCAAAATCAATCAAATACTCATTGGAAGATCTCAAGAAATTTCAGTGGTCTACTGTGACAACAACAATCCAATGTGCCGGCAACAGGAGGGAAGAAATGTCAAATTATAAACCTGTCAAAGGTCTGAGTTGGGGTGCAAGCGCAATCGGTACTGCTAAATGGACTGGTCCTAG GCTCCGTGACTTACTGATGACATCTGGGCTCAACCCTAACCATCCTTCATTGAAGCATATTCAATTTGATGGACTTGATTGTGACATTTCAAACTCATGTTACGGTGCTTCGATTCCTGCCAAAAATGCTCTCAACCATGACAATGATGTCATCGTAGCAGTCAAAATGAATGGCAAAGATATCCCAAG GGATCATGGTTACCCAGTAAGAATCATTGTACCTGGAGTAGTGGGTGCTCGCAATGTGAAGTGGGCACATCGAATTGTAGCGAGTGATAAAGAAAGCGACTCACATTGGCAACAGAAAGATTACAAACATTTCAATCCATCAACTACATATGAAACGGCTGATTACAGTAAAGTTCAGTCAATACAG GAATTACCGGTGACTTCAGCTATAACCTGGCCGCAGACCAATTCCAAGGTGGAACCTTCTGAAGACAACATGGTGGAGGTACAAGGATATGCATGGAGTGGTGGAGGAAGAGATATCATTAGAGTTGACGTCACTTCCGATGGTGGAAAGACTTGGAAG GAAGCTGATCTCATGAAGAATCCCGAGAAAGATGATTCATCTCAAACCTGGCCTTGGACATTGTGGAAAGTTGAAATGCCGGTGAAGATCGGACAGAAAATACAGTTCGCTTGCAAG GCTGTAGACTCTTCATACAATCAGCAGCCAGAAACGATCAAGCCGATCTGGAATCTAAGAGGATTTTTAAG cAATGCTTGGCATCGAATAGCAGTGGACATTGTGGAAGAAGTCGACTGA
- the LOC120343523 gene encoding uncharacterized protein LOC120343523, translating into MDGKRRTVENGLFYVAITRIRSSNHLHLKNFNESYIRISAQVSQEMKRLRSKLYDYCETPLRIKTHKKEISISYLNISSLRKHINDLKSDFNLLDSTVLCIAETWLRPSDSGPNYYLENFNILERLDGLIQTNGKGLLLYSKSNIRYSIYNSGNDEIQWIMANIDDLICCFVYFPPGTALYMMSDLFLSWFNSQTVPDLIIGDFNKSTAEMEVLSSKYSLLCLTESKTTRGSRDIDHIFWRKSDHMSVSAQVYNVFYSDHDAVSVRVEKRENSMLLCNVELPTDVII; encoded by the exons ATGGATGGTAAGAGACGCACAGTTGAAAATGGTCTTTTTTATGTTGCGATAACCAGAATAAGATCAAGCAATCATTTGCACTTAAAGAATTTCAACGAAAGTTACATCAGAATCAGTGCACAAGTGTCACAAGAAATGAAAAGACTTCGGAGCAAACTATATGATTATTGTGAAACACCATTACGAATAAAGACACacaaaaaagaaatttcaatttcatactTGAATATCTCATCTCTTAGAAAACACATTAATGATTTGAAATCTGACTTCAATTTATTAGATTCAACAGTTCTATGCATTGCAGAAACCTGGCTTAGGCCATCGGATTCTGGTCCAAATTACTACTTGGAAAATTTCAACATCTTAGAAAGACTTGATGGACTTATTCAGACAAATGGAAAAGGATTGCTTCTTTATTCAAAAAGTAATATCAGATATTCAATATACAACTCTGGAAATGACGAAATTCAGTGGATCATGGCCAATATAGATGATCTAATTTGCTGTTTCGTATATTTCCCACCAGGAACTGCTTTGTATATGATGTCTGATTTGTTCTTATCATGGTTCAATTCTCAAACAGTACCGGATTTAATCATTGGTGATTTCAACAAGTCAACTGCAGAAATGGAAGTGTTATCATCAAAATACTCCTTGCTGTGTTTGACAGAAAGCAAGACTACTAGAGGTTCAAGGGATATCGATCACATTTTCTGGAGGAAATCTGATCACATGTCAGTATCTGCACAAGTTTACAATGTGTTCTACTCTGATCATGATGCAGTTTCAGTGCGTGTGGAAAAAAGGGAAAACTCAATGCTTCTTTGCAATGTGGAACTACCAACAG ATGTGATAATTTGA